One Brassica napus cultivar Da-Ae chromosome C2, Da-Ae, whole genome shotgun sequence DNA window includes the following coding sequences:
- the LOC106446381 gene encoding BRI1 kinase inhibitor 1-like codes for METHLQQVKNSPKTFPEKQNPNQEALQSSPSPISSTCSSPSHDFSFTISLQPNDLSSSSKLISSSLRNPTKTKSSYQQTDPFAVDLSPADEIFFHGHLVPLHLLSRLPVSPRTSTSSYNDGFALPVKDVLPDQPTPLPTTNNNNNSTEANNTNPSDKAERLDGENQVKAKTIKSFSLFGLSKLRKGFEGNEREQEKQQQPQLQKKKLKSLDLSHAVKKYIKMLFQKRGNGTQFRNRRQTSSYSFSSSLIGSKGNSKTLINGSRDLMKARRGDLFSAPASMRTSPTNSGHLRVSTAGLSSSSASTSSSSDSTMEELQAAIQAAIAHCKNSSAVDRDDKVKDS; via the coding sequence ATGGAAACCCATCTACAACAGGTGAAGAACAGTCCCAAAACTTTTCCTGAAAAGCAAAACCCTAACCAAGAAGCTTTACAATCATCACCTTCACCAATATCATCCACTTGTTCTTCTCCTTCTCATGACTTCTCTTTCACCATCTCTCTCCAACCTAACGACTTATCTTCTTCCTCAAAACTCATAAGCTCTAGTCTCAGAAATCCCACCAAAACGAAGTCGTCTTATCAACAAACCGATCCATTCGCCGTTGACTTGTCTCCTGCAGATGAAATCTTCTTCCACGGCCATCTTGTCCctcttcatctcctctctcGCCTCCCTGTCTCTCCTCGAACTTCCACTAGTTCGTATAATGACGGATTTGCCCTCCCCGTGAAAGATGTATTACCTGACCAGCCCACTCCTCTCCCCaccacaaacaacaacaacaacagtacGGAGGCCAATAACACCAACCCGAGCGATAAAGCAGAGAGGCTCGACGGTGAGAATCAAGTTAAAGCTAAAACAATAAAGTCATTTTCTCTCTTTGGTTTATCGAAATTGAGAAAAGGGTTTGAAGGCAACGAGCGAGAACAAGAGAAACAACAGCAGCCGCAGCTGCAGAAGAAGAAACTTAAGAGTTTAGACCTAAGTCATGCAGTCAAGAAGTACATAAAGATGTTGTTTCAGAAGAGAGGAAACGGCACGCAGTTCAGGAACAGAAGACAGACTTCTTCGTATTCCTTCTCTTCCTCTTTAATAGGTTCAAAAGGAAACAGCAAAACATTGATTAATGGATCGAGAGATCTTATGAAAGCCCGGAGAGGTGACTTATTCTCGGCTCCGGCGTCCATGAGAACATCTCCGACGAATAGTGGCCACTTACGTGTCTCCACGGCGGGACTTTCGTCGAGCTCGGCCTCTACGTCATCGTCAAGTGATAGCACCATGGAAGAGTTGCAGGCCGCTATTCAGGCGGCCATTGCTCATTGCAAGAACTCAAGCGCCGTTGATCGTGATGATAAGGTTAAGGATTCTTGA